The following are encoded together in the Microcaecilia unicolor unplaced genomic scaffold, aMicUni1.1, whole genome shotgun sequence genome:
- the LOC115459727 gene encoding histone H2A type 1-E-like, whose protein sequence is MSGRGKQGGKARAKAKTRSSRAGLQFPVGRVHRLLRKGNYAERVGAGAPVYLAAVLEYLTAEILELAGNAARDNKKTRIIPRHLQLAIRNDEELNKLLGRVTIAQGGVLPNIQAVLLPKKTESHKAAKSK, encoded by the coding sequence ATGTCTGGACGTGGCAAGCAAGGGGGTAAAGCTCGGGCCAAGGCTAAGACTCGCTCGTCCCGAGCGGGGCTGCAGTTCCCCGTGGGGCGTGTGCACAGACTGCTGCGGAAAGGTAACTACGCTGAGCGTGTGGGCGCCGGCGCCCCAGTCTATCTGGCGGCAGTGCTGGAATATCTGACCGCCGAGATCCTCGAACTGGCTGGTAATGCTGCGCGCGATAACAAGAAGACCCGCATCATCCCCAGGCACTTGCAGCTGGCCATCCGCAACGACGAAGAGCTGAACAAACTGCTTGGGAGAGTCACTATCGCGCAAGGCGGCGTGCTGCCCAACATCCAGGCGGTGCTTCTGCCTAAGAAAACCGAGAGTCACAAGGCGGCCAAGAGCAAGTAA